A single region of the Triticum dicoccoides isolate Atlit2015 ecotype Zavitan chromosome 2B, WEW_v2.0, whole genome shotgun sequence genome encodes:
- the LOC119368165 gene encoding uncharacterized protein LOC119368165, protein MAEPAPAPAQPRTAGDDVISARLQRALELLFPSNLAGKAVLFAVVVALLRMLPTSQTPGIWDLPHILLLGLVISYGVFGQRNADTDVVPPVAPSSRIVDDDESVEAFVSQILQGPLVFEGNSGDGGSSGAKDGSVQAWSSQYYPDDALVVVADTGDAGEKPILLPVRKLKPLAEESAPGNVSDDATDEEAEFLPKEEIGYGGAREHAISSPSSVLDAGKTLSPSSPPPPPPPPQFRGGARGLGKARARSFNEYGVADMSMSARTGLRSRFRSNSSIQATRRSTFTGYDPVAPSDDQADADDEVDDMAAASDSSFSSDDMARDGDDEHDEEEDNYEEDGDEETREGDNSCDEGLFELATRPEAEEDEVDKKADEFIAKFREQIRMQRAQPGPGRR, encoded by the coding sequence ATGGCGGAGCCTGCTCCTGCTCCGGCGCAGCCAAGAACCGCCGGTGACGATGTTATTTCTGCCAGGTTGCAGCGGGCTCTGGAGCTCTTGTTCCCGTCTAACCTCGCCGGGAAGGCGGTGCTGTTCGCCGTCGTGGTGGCGCTGCTGCGGATGCTGCCCACGAGCCAGACCCCCGGGATCTGGGACCTGCCGCACATCCTCCTGCTCGGCCTCGTCATCTCCTACGGCGTCTTCGGCCAGAGGAACGCCGACACCGATGTGGTGCCCCCGGTGGCCCCTTCTTCCAGGATCGTCGACGACGACGAGTCCGTGGAGGCCTTCGTCTCCCAGATACTGCAAGGGCCGCTGGTCTTCGAGGGGAACAGCGGCGACGGAGGCAGCAGCGGCGCCAAGGACGGCAGCGTGCAGGCGTGGAGCTCGCAATACTACCCCGACGATGCCCTCGTAGTAGTCGCCGACACGGGCGACGCTGGCGAGAAGCCGATTCTCCTGCCGGTGAGGAAGCTCAAGCCATTGGCCGAAGAATCTGCACCGGGCAATGTAAGTGATGACGCTACCGATGAAGAAGCAGAGTTCCTCCCCAAGGAAGAAATAGGATACGGCGGCGCGCGCGAACACGCCATATCTTCGCCGTCCTCCGTCCTCGACGCCGGCAAGACCCTCTCGCCGTCCTCGCCTcctcccccgccgcctccgccgcagtTTCGTGGCGGCGCGCGTGGCCTCGGGAAGGCCAGAGCAAGAAGCTTCAACGAATATGGGGTTGCAGACATGAGCATGAGCGCACGGACGGGTTTACGAAGCAGGTTCAGGTCAAACTCTTCGATCCAAGCAACGAGGAGGAGCACTTTCACCGGCTACGATCCTGTTGCCCCGTCCGACGATCAAGCGGACGCAGATGATGAGGTTGACGACATGGCCGCGGCCTCGGACAGCTCGTTCAGCAGCGACGACATGGCCAGGGACGGCGACGATGAACACGACGAGGAGGAAGACAACTACGAAGAAGACGGAGACGAGGAGACGCGGGAAGGTGACAACTCTTGCGACGAAGGGCTTTTTGAGCTGGCGACGAGGCCCGAggcggaggaggacgaggtggacaAGAAGGCTGACGAGTTCATAGCCAAGTTCAGGGAGCAGATTAGGATGCAGCGAGCTCAGCCGGGGCCGGGCAGAAGATGA
- the LOC119361074 gene encoding histone H4-like has protein sequence LPPKQFLFFLITLSRSGDVRRGKGGKGLGKGGAKRHRKVLRDNIQGITKPAIRRLARRGGVKRISGLIYEETRGVLKIFLENVIRDAVTYTEHARRKTVIAMDVVYALKRQGRTLYGFGG, from the coding sequence CTCCCGCCAAAGCAGTTCCTCTTCTTCCTAATCACACTCTCTCGGAGCGGCGATGTCCGGCGCGGCAAGGGCGGCAAGGGGCTGGGAAAGGGCGGCGCCAAGCGCCACCGGAAGGTCCTCCGGGACAACATCCagggcatcaccaagccggcgatcCGCAGGCTGGCGAGGAGAGGCGGCGTGAAGCGCATCTCCGgcctcatctacgaggagacccgCGGCGTCCtcaagatcttcctcgagaacgTCATCCGTGACGCCGTCACCTACACCGAGCACGCCCGCCGCAAGACCGTCATTGCCATGGACGTCGTCTACGCGCTCAAGCGCCAGGGCCGCACCCTCTACGGCTTCGGAGGCTAG